The Chryseobacterium suipulveris genome window below encodes:
- a CDS encoding tetratricopeptide repeat protein: MEEFFENELVQKFEKMTENNEELYFETEEMEDIIIFYLEMGDVFYAELATNYGLKIHPNSIELKTKKFEVMLELENFTQAKELMEELRETSMETLDYLVCCAKYYSMLGNPRRAIEFCEKALPLEEEENFLHNFIADEYVNLEDPFNALKHYKLALQFDPLDDYSLENVMFCFNQLNRNDEAIEFLNGYLDKYSFSETAWFEYGQYYFNRKNYQEAIKGFDYLLAINSEAVGVYANKAACYEAMEEWQKAISVYEEMLELEYTKSFTYYKIGLCYKENKQPVLALNAFQKSLRDDPQFYLSMMEQSYIYEDMGGMKEALHFAKEAVSLNENNLDYQKRLAFLYIDSGRFEESLECLKKLVDYEPQRFYNWYAYSEVLMLVGEYEEAIAVLKNATKTHNRAELYYQLSNCYFHMNNQKQGRNVLSIALELDPNLLEDMQQKYPFIKEEAEKVKTKKK; the protein is encoded by the coding sequence TTGGAAGAATTTTTTGAAAACGAACTTGTCCAGAAGTTCGAGAAGATGACCGAAAATAATGAGGAACTGTACTTCGAGACCGAAGAAATGGAAGACATCATTATTTTCTACCTGGAAATGGGCGACGTTTTTTATGCCGAACTGGCAACCAATTACGGGCTGAAAATCCACCCCAATTCCATCGAGCTGAAAACCAAGAAATTTGAGGTGATGCTCGAACTTGAAAATTTCACTCAGGCAAAGGAACTGATGGAAGAACTCCGCGAAACATCGATGGAGACGCTTGATTACTTGGTTTGCTGCGCGAAATACTATTCCATGCTCGGAAATCCGAGACGTGCCATTGAGTTTTGCGAAAAAGCACTTCCGCTTGAAGAGGAGGAAAATTTCCTGCACAACTTCATCGCCGATGAATATGTGAACCTGGAAGATCCTTTCAACGCGCTGAAACATTACAAACTTGCACTGCAGTTTGATCCGCTCGACGACTATTCCTTAGAAAACGTGATGTTCTGCTTCAACCAGCTGAACAGAAATGACGAAGCGATTGAGTTTCTGAACGGATACCTCGACAAATATTCCTTTTCTGAAACCGCTTGGTTTGAGTACGGACAATACTATTTCAACCGGAAAAATTATCAGGAAGCGATCAAAGGTTTCGACTATCTTCTGGCGATCAATTCGGAAGCAGTGGGTGTTTATGCCAACAAAGCCGCTTGTTACGAGGCGATGGAAGAATGGCAGAAAGCGATCTCGGTTTATGAGGAAATGCTGGAACTGGAATACACAAAATCCTTTACCTATTACAAAATCGGATTGTGCTACAAAGAAAACAAACAGCCCGTTTTGGCGTTGAATGCTTTCCAAAAATCACTTCGAGACGATCCACAATTTTACCTCTCGATGATGGAGCAGTCCTATATTTACGAAGACATGGGCGGAATGAAAGAAGCGCTGCATTTTGCAAAAGAGGCCGTTTCGCTGAACGAAAACAATCTGGATTACCAGAAACGTCTCGCTTTCCTGTACATCGATTCGGGAAGGTTCGAGGAAAGTTTGGAATGCCTGAAAAAACTGGTGGATTACGAACCGCAAAGGTTTTATAATTGGTATGCATATTCCGAAGTCCTGATGCTAGTCGGTGAATACGAAGAAGCGATTGCGGTATTAAAGAACGCCACAAAAACGCACAACCGCGCCGAACTTTATTATCAGCTCAGCAACTGCTATTTCCATATGAACAACCAGAAACAGGGTAGAAATGTGCTTTCCATCGCGTTGGAACTCGACCCCAATCTGTTGGAAGATATGCAGCAGAAATATCCTTTCATCAAAGAAGAAGCAGAAAAGGTGAAGACAAAGAAAAAGTAA
- a CDS encoding type II toxin-antitoxin system YafQ family toxin, with protein sequence MKRSDTDFAESGTLPKKYKPHKLSRNYANCWECHIKPDWLLIWQHNDQELILLFLNTGTHSDLF encoded by the coding sequence ATTAAAAGAAGCGATACAGATTTTGCAGAATCCGGAACTCTTCCCAAGAAATACAAACCCCATAAATTAAGTAGAAATTATGCCAATTGTTGGGAGTGTCATATTAAGCCCGACTGGTTACTGATTTGGCAACACAATGACCAAGAACTTATTCTGCTTTTTCTTAATACAGGAACACATTCGGATCTTTTCTAA
- a CDS encoding type II toxin-antitoxin system YafQ family toxin, which produces MYSIVTTNRFDKEVNRCIKRGYDISLLKEAIQILQNPELFPRNTNPIN; this is translated from the coding sequence ATGTATAGCATTGTCACCACCAATCGTTTTGACAAAGAGGTAAATCGCTGTATCAAACGTGGTTACGATATTTCGCTATTAAAAGAAGCGATACAGATTTTGCAGAATCCGGAACTCTTCCCAAGAAATACAAACCCCATAAATTAA